The Gemmatimonadota bacterium genome segment CCACGGGTCTTTGTCTGTGGGAAGACTGAGGGACTGGTAAGTATTTTCTCGGCAGAGATGGGCGTGCGTTGCGTCAGAGAGGATGGATAGATGACCTTTTGTTCCCGTGATTTGAAAACTGGGGCCTTTGCCGCCATCCATCGTAATGTAGGCGACAACGCCATTGTCCATACCAATTTGAGCACGTGCAGGCGGATCGAGTTTGCGGCGTTCATCGTCTGAATCACCGTGGTCAATCAGACCGCTGACCCATAAGGGTTCGGGATCGCCCAATAGACCCAGCAAGGCGTCGTACCAATGGCAACCGTGATTGATGGTGTTGGGCAGGCCATAAGCGACGAGACTCGTGATGGTTCCGATCAGATCGCTCAGGTCCCGGCGAAGATGGCGATAAGGGAGAGACCAGCGCCGGTCAAGGCCAAAGCAGAGAGGGATGTCCGCACACGCAGATATAATGCGATCCATTTCCGTAAGGGTTGTAGCCAAAGGCTTGTCACAGAGAATACCCCGAACCCCTGCTGCGGCAGCGGCCTCAATCTGATCGGCGTGCATGGTCTGACGCGTGGCAATGCAGATTACATCTGGTTTGATTTTTTTGAGCATGTGTTCATAGTTACCAAAGGTTGGGATATCGCCCCAAACGTCCTGCCAGCAGGTGACAAATTCCGCTCGCGTTTCCGCACCGTAATCGAATATACCGACGATCTCAGTTTCCGGGATGGCTCGAAAAGCCGCGGCAAAATTGTGATGGGTCAAATCGCGCAACAGCATGCGGTGGCAGCCCGCAACAGCGACCCTCAGTGTGTTTTCTTTGGCCATCTCTCTGGTCCTCCTGTAAACTATTTTGATTATTGAAACCCAAAGTAATATATCCAGCGACAAGAGTAAAGAACTGAAACGCAATAAATGCCCAAACGAGATTCAAGACTTGCCCCACCCATGATTTTGCTTATTTTGTAAGCAATATATTCCAGAAGCAATCATCTCAATATTGGGAGTTTAATATGGCGATTAAACAGCTTGAACCCGGAGAAGCAAAAACCGCGATGGATGAGGCAGAAAATTCGGTATATCTCGATGTGCGCACGGAAATGGAATTTGCCCAGGGGCATCCCGAAGGCGCTATCAATATCCCCATTGCAGTTCCCGGTCCGGGGGGCATGGTGCCAAATCCCGATTTTCTGAATGTTGTGCAAAAAACACTGTCCGATAAAGAACAGCCCATTTTTTGTGGCTGTCAGAGCGGGATGCGTTCACAGATGGCTACGGATTTGATGGCGCGGTTGGGGTATTCAAATTTGGCCAATGTTCAGGGCGGCTTTGGCGGAAAAGTCGAAAATGGCGTTCTCGTAGTGGTGGGATGGCGCGATTCCAATTTGCCGGTCGAAACCGATGTCAATGATTCCAATTCTTATACGGGCATTAAGGCGCGGGCAGAGTCGTAGCTTGATTATTTCATTTGAAGAAGAATGGAATAGAATTCTCCTTTTATATTGTGGCAGAGTGTTTTGCAAGTGATTAAAACAAAAGAAGCACAAGCCAGGGAAGCATTTGTTGACATGGCAGATGTACAGGTCGGTAGCCGGGTGCTGGATCTCGGCTGGGAGGGAGACTGTCTCGTATGCTTGCGAGAGACAGGTGCTCGGGTGACTTTTGTGGGGGAGGATATTTGCGCCGTGCAAAAGGCAGAAATACTTAGGGTGGAGGGGATACTCAGTACAATGCCCGCGCAGGTGATTTCCGACGTGCGTG includes the following:
- a CDS encoding rhodanese-like domain-containing protein; translated protein: MAIKQLEPGEAKTAMDEAENSVYLDVRTEMEFAQGHPEGAINIPIAVPGPGGMVPNPDFLNVVQKTLSDKEQPIFCGCQSGMRSQMATDLMARLGYSNLANVQGGFGGKVENGVLVVVGWRDSNLPVETDVNDSNSYTGIKARAES
- a CDS encoding Gfo/Idh/MocA family oxidoreductase, encoding MAKENTLRVAVAGCHRMLLRDLTHHNFAAAFRAIPETEIVGIFDYGAETRAEFVTCWQDVWGDIPTFGNYEHMLKKIKPDVICIATRQTMHADQIEAAAAAGVRGILCDKPLATTLTEMDRIISACADIPLCFGLDRRWSLPYRHLRRDLSDLIGTITSLVAYGLPNTINHGCHWYDALLGLLGDPEPLWVSGLIDHGDSDDERRKLDPPARAQIGMDNGVVAYITMDGGKGPSFQITGTKGHLSILSDATHAHLCRENTYQSLSLPTDKDPWPTGPAMVRDLVQAIETGGRTACDINHARRATEIGFAIHHSSKQGGAKIALSDVDRSLRVESYPWGNE